Proteins encoded in a region of the Fusobacterium sp. IOR10 genome:
- the pgsW gene encoding poly-gamma-glutamate system protein: MKSKILYIQCILILLVYIIGNNMPNKKVKYYGDMVQAKNNVKILFKEIKNRKEELGIVFDKKLDINNTGLIGEEYTGMTTTMGDLDSKRLSTNSNFAAYFIKLFKDNNLKEGDLVFVNMSSSFPGINLSLISALDTLNLKGILINSIGSSMYGANNEEFTFLEMNKYLYNKGLIKNEVSAYSWGGDWDIGGNFLPEVKLKIEERIKDYKIKMFYNKNLQGNLNERCNYYNSFGEPKLFINIGGNLLFEKLMKRYENKGIKTISVLNLKFYASKLGLSIKEKNNIENIPIYYKSRKNIFQIIIIIIFIIGLIIFRKLR, translated from the coding sequence AAATAAAAAAGTTAAATATTATGGGGATATGGTACAGGCTAAAAATAATGTGAAAATACTCTTTAAAGAAATAAAAAATAGAAAGGAAGAGTTAGGTATAGTCTTTGATAAAAAATTAGATATAAATAATACTGGGCTTATAGGGGAAGAATATACTGGAATGACAACTACAATGGGAGATTTGGATAGTAAAAGATTATCTACCAATTCTAATTTTGCAGCTTATTTCATAAAATTGTTTAAAGATAACAATTTAAAAGAAGGAGATCTAGTATTTGTTAATATGTCTAGTTCATTTCCAGGAATAAATTTATCATTAATATCAGCTTTAGACACATTGAATCTCAAGGGAATACTTATTAATTCCATAGGCTCATCAATGTACGGGGCTAATAATGAAGAGTTTACATTTTTAGAAATGAATAAATATCTCTATAATAAGGGATTAATAAAAAATGAAGTTTCAGCTTATTCCTGGGGTGGAGATTGGGATATTGGAGGAAATTTTTTACCAGAGGTTAAATTAAAAATAGAAGAAAGAATTAAAGATTATAAAATAAAAATGTTTTACAATAAAAATTTACAAGGAAATTTAAATGAAAGATGTAATTACTATAATTCCTTTGGTGAACCTAAATTATTTATAAATATAGGTGGAAATTTATTATTTGAAAAATTAATGAAAAGGTATGAAAATAAAGGAATAAAAACAATTTCAGTATTGAACTTAAAGTTTTATGCAAGTAAATTAGGTTTGTCAATAAAAGAAAAAAATAATATTGAAAATATACCAATTTATTATAAATCTAGGAAAAATATTTTTCAAATAATTATAATTATAATTTTTATAATAGGGTTAATTATTTTTAGAAAATTAAGATGA